One window of the Athene noctua chromosome 5, bAthNoc1.hap1.1, whole genome shotgun sequence genome contains the following:
- the LRRC8D gene encoding volume-regulated anion channel subunit LRRC8D translates to MFTLAEVASLNDIQPTYRILKPWWDVFMDYLAVVMLMVAIFAGTMQLTKDQVVCLPVLQSTVNSKAQPGTSGKADFTTVETTTGQGEASSMRTVSFGSAPTVTPDIPLSRATSSQYQPTESGQELKKEQKDSSGRKTNLDFQQYVFINQMCYHLALPWYSKYFPYLVLIHTIILIVSSNFWFKYPKTCSKIEHFVSILGKCFESPWTTKALSETACEDSEENKQRLTGAQSLPKYVSTSSDEGSPSASTPMITKSGFKFSADKPMIEVPSVTILDKKDGEQAKALFEKVRKFRAHVEDSDLIYKLYVGQTVIKTVKFIFILCYTANFVNTISFEHICNPKVEHLIGYTQFECTHNMAYMLKKLLISYISLICVYGFICLYTLFWLFRIPLKEYSFEKVREESSFSDIPDVKNDFAFLLHMVDQYDQLYSKRFGVFLSEVSENKLREISLNHEWTFEKLRQHVSRNAQDKQELHLFMLSGVPDAVFDLTDLDVLKLELIPEAKIPAKISQMTNLQELHLCHCPAKVEQTAFSFLRDHLRCLYVKFTDVAEIPAWVYLLKNLRELYLIGNLNSENNKMIGLESLRELRHLKILHVKSNLTKIPPNITDVAPHLTKLVIHNDGTKLVVLNSLKKMTNVAELELQNCELERIPHAIFSLSNLQELDLKSNSIRTIEEIISFQHLKRLTCLKLWHNKIVNIPSSITHIKNLESLYLSNNKLESLPAAVFSLQKLRCLDVSYNSIALIPVEIGLLQNLQHFHITGNKVDILPKQLFKCVKLRTLSLGQNCITSIPDKVSQLLQLTHLELKGNCLDRLPATLGQCQLLRKSGLVVEDHLFDALPSEVKEVLNQDTSIPFANGI, encoded by the coding sequence ATGTTTACCCTTGCAGAAGTTGCATCGCTCAATGACATCCAGCCAACTTATCGTATCTTGAAACCATGGTGGGATGTGTTTATGGATTACCTAGCTgttgttatgttaatggttgccATTTTTGCTGGAACCATGCAGCTGACCAAAGACCAGGTGGTCTGCTTGCCAGTTTTGCAGTCTACTGTAAATTCAAAAGCACAACCCGGCACGTCAGGGAAGGCTGACTTTACCACTGTTGAAACAACCACTGGTCAAGGAGAAGCATCATCAATGAGAACGGTTTCCTTCGGAAGTGCTCCTACTGTAACACCTGACATACCTCTGAGCAGAGCTACCTCTTCTCAGTATCAACCCACTGAATCAGGCCAGGAGCTGAAGAAGGAGCAGAAAGATTCTTCAGGCCGTAAAACAAATTTGGATTTTCAGCAATACGTATTTATTAACCAGATGTGCTATCATTTGGCTCTTCCTTGGTATTCAAAGTATTTTCCTTATCTTGTTCTCATTCATACTATCATTTTAATAGTCAGTAGCAATTTTTGGTTTAAGTATCCCAAGACTTGCTCAAAAATTGAGCATTTTGTGTCTATATTAGGGAAGTGCTTTGAGTCCCCTTGGACTACAAAAGCATTGTCTGAAACAGCATGTGAGGACTCCGAGGAGAACAAACAGAGGTTAACTGGTGCCCAGTCCCTGCCCAAGTATGTTTCCACTAGCAGTGATGAAGGAAGCCCAAGTGCCAGCACTCCCATGATAACAAAGTCTGGCTTCAAATTTTCAGCTGACAAGCCGATGATTGAGGTCCCCAGCGTCACTATTTTagataagaaagatggagaacaAGCTAAAGCGCTGTTTGAGAAGGTCCGTAAGTTCCGGGCTCATGTGGAGGACAGTGATCTGATTTACAAGCTCTATGTTGGTCAGACTGTTATCAAGACTGTCAAGTTCATATTTATTCTCTGCTATACTGCAAACTTTGTCAACACCATTAGTTTTGAACACATCTGCAACCCGAAAGTGGAACACCTGATTGGCTACACACAGTTTGAATGTACACACAACATGGCTTACATGTTGAAGAAGTTGCTTATCAGCTATATTTCCCTCATTTGTGTCTATGGTTTTATCTGCCTCTACACACTTTTCTGGCTGTTCCGAATACCTTTAAAAGAATATTCATTTGAAAAGGTCAGAGAAGAGAGTAGCTTCAGTGATATCCCTGATGTCAAAAATGATTTTGCATTTCTCTTGCATATGGTAGATCAGTACGACCAGCTGTATTCTAAGCGATTTGGTGTCTTTTTGTCAGAGGTAAGTGAGAACAAACTACGGGAAATTAGTTTAAACCATGAATGGACTTTTGAAAAGCTGCGGCAGCATGTTTCCCGCAATGCCCAGGACAAGCAAGAGTTGCATCTCTTTATGCTGTCAGGGGTCCCCGATGCAGTGTTTGATCTGACAGATCTGGATGTGTTGAAACTGGAGCTGATTCCTGAAGCAAAAATCCCAGCAAAAATTTCCCAGATGACAAATCTTCAGGAGCTTCATCTGTGCCACTGCCCTGCGAAGGTCGAGCAGACTGCCTTCAGTTTCCTCCGGGACCACTTGAGATGCCTTTATGTGAAATTCACAGATGTTGCAGAAATTCCTGCGTGGGTGTATTTGCTCAAAAACCTCCGTGAATTGTACTTGATAGGCAACTTGAACTCCGAAAACAATAAAATGATAGGGCTTGAATCTCTCAGAGAGTTGAGACACCTTAAAATTCTCCACGTGAAGAGCAATTTGACCAAAATTCCCCCCAATATCACAGATGTGGCACCACATCTGACAAAACTAGTCATTCATAATGATGGCACTAAGCTTGTGGTACTCAATAGCCTTAAGAAAATGACTAATGTTGCGGAGTTGGAACTGCAGAACTGTGAACTGGAGAGAATTCCCCATGCCATCTTCAGCCTCTCTAACTTACAGGAACTGGATTTAAAGTCAAATAGCATACGCACAATTGAAGAAATAATCAGTTTCCAGCACTTAAAAAGATTGACTTGTTTAAAGCTGTGGCACAATAAAATAGTCAACATTCCTTCCTCCATTACCCACATAAAGAATTTGGAGTCTCTTTATCTCTCCAATAACAAACTCGAATCCTTACCAGCCGCAGTGTTCAGTTTACAGAAACTTAGGTGTTTAGATGTAAGCTACAACTCAATTGCGTTGATTCCAGTGGAAATAGGTTTGCTTCAAAATCTGCAGCATTTTCACATCACAGGAAACAAAGTCGACATTTTGCCAAAACAGTTGTTTAAATGTGTTAAATTGAGGACTTTGAGTCTGGGACAAAACTGTATTACCTCAATCCCAGATAAAGTTAGTCAACTGTTGCAGCTGACTCATCTGGAACTGAAGGGAAATTGCTTGGACCGTCTGCCAGCCACGCTGGGGCAGTGTCAGCTTCTCAGGAAAAGCGGGCTGGTGGTGGAAGATCACCTCTTTGACGCTTTGCCCTCAGAGGTTAAAGAGGTGTTGAATCAAGACACAAGCATTCCTTTTGCTAATGGGATTTAG